The following proteins are co-located in the Solanum pennellii chromosome 1, SPENNV200 genome:
- the LOC107013981 gene encoding LMBR1 domain-containing protein 2 homolog A-like isoform X1 produces the protein MWVFYLISLPFTIGMVGVTFWYFAGPDVPRYVRYTVGYTWFCSLSIIILVPADIWTTLSNHDKGQISFFWSWSYWSTFLLTWVVVPILQGYEDAGDFTMTERLKTSAHANLVFYLCVGAIGLVGLVLLIVVQEYRIGNIPGFAMACSNTFGLVTGAFLLGFGLSEIPKGIWRSADWTTHQKILSHKVAKMAVKLDDAHQDFSNAIVVAQATSKQMSKRDPLRPYMNVIDKMLSQMLSEDPSFKPQGGNLGENDMDYDTDAKTMAALRRQLEIAREKYYRYKSEYMNFVTQALELEDTIKNFEHCNGTGWKYISSFRPERSGRLGSMLDTTELIWRCVLAKQLQKVLAILLGCMSASILLAEATILPNGVDLSLFSILINAMKKHEMPVQVAAFIPLMYMCMCTYYSLFKIGMLTFYSLTPRQTSSVSLLMICSMVARYAPPISYNFLNLIHLENGPKTIFEKRMGNIDDAVPFFGRSFNKIYPLIMVIYTLLIASNFFDRVLSYFGNWKIFKFLSEEADDLDGFDPSGLIILQKERSWLEQGHKVGELVVPLARNFQNASLDLETGNNIMLPETKPSTRLREEDNVSHSKPLKGEAQHESSKEEINGKYKAKRSRSMKRENSMSSNGRNRESPLSRDENSMMDLQIQPSRDLSSTWRSMQTGFRNFKSNMESKGFIPLHQVQDAGHSRASSTESLDEIFDKIKRPASESTNYDSDDDVYEGLKRPRPGR, from the exons ATGTGGGTGTTTTACCTCATATCGTTACCCTTCACCATCGGAATGGTGGGTGTAACGTTTTGGTACTTCGCCGGACCAGACGTACCTCGTTATGTTCGTTACACCGTCGGTTACACCTGGTTCTGCTCTCTCTCTATCATCATCCTTGTTCCCGCCGATATCTGGACT ACACTATCCAATCATGACAAGGGACAAATATCTTTCTTTTGGAGCTGGTCTTATTGGAGTACATTTTTACTCACTTG GGTTGTGGTGCCTATACTTCAGGGTTATGAAGATGCAGGGGACTTCACTATGACTGAAAGACTGAAGACTAGTGCACATGCAAACTTAGTTTTCTACTTATGCGTTGGTGCTATCGGGCTTGTTGGACTTGTCTTGCTCATTGTTGTTCAAGAATACCG GATAGGAAACATTCCTGGTTTTGCCATGGCTTGCTCCAATACATTTGGTCTAGTCACTGGTGCATTTCTTCTTGGCTTTGGTCTAAGTGAAATTCCAAAAGGCATCTGGAGATCTGCAGATTGGACAACTCACCAAAAGATTCTTTCACACAAGGTGGCCAAAATGGCCGTCAAACTTGATGATGCTCATCAGGATTTTTCAAATGCAATAGTA GTTGCCCAAGCCACGTCAAAACAGATGTCAAAGCGTGATCCTTTGAGACCTTACATGAATGTCATAGACAAGATGCTGAGTCAGATG CTTAGCGAAGACCCCTCTTTTAAACCACAAGGGGGAAATTTAGGAGAAAATGATATGGATTATGACACTGATGCAAAAACAATGGCTGCACTTAGACGTCAGCTCGAGATAGCTCGAGAGAAATACTACCGATACAAAAG CGAGTATATGAATTTTGTAACTCAAGCACTTGAGCTGGAAGATACCATAAAGAACTTTGAGCATTGTAATGGCACTGGATG GAAATATATATCAAGCTTCCGGCCTGAAAGAAGTGGAAGATTAGGGTCTATGCTGGATACGACAG AGTTGATTTGGCGTTGTGTATTGGCAAAGCAACTTCAGAAAGTTTTGGCAATCCTCTTAGGCTGTATGTCCGCTTCTATACTTCTTGCCGAGGCAACAATTCTACCAAATGGAGTTGATTTATCGCTCTTTTCTATTCTGATTAATGCCATGAAAAAGCACGAAATGCCTGTACAG GTTGCTGCCTTTATTCCTTTAATGTATATGTGTATGTGCACATACTATTCCTTGTTCAAAATAGGAATGTTGACATTTTATTCATTGACTCCAAGACAAACAAGTTCAGTCAGTTTGCTTATGATATGCTC GATGGTCGCACGCTATGCCCCTCCTATTTCATACAACTTTCTCAACCTTATCCATCTTGAAAACGGCCCAAAGACTATCTTTGAAAAG AGAATGGGGAATATTGATGATGCAGTCCCATTCTTTGGAAGAAGtttcaataaaatatatccACTTATTATGGTCATCTACACCTTATTGATTGCGAGCAACTTTTTTGATCGAGTCCTTAGCTATTTTGGGAActggaaaattttcaaattcctGAGTGAAGAGGCTGATGATTTGGATGGATTTGATCCCTCAGGACTCATTATTCTGCAAAAAG AACGTTCTTGGCTTGAACAAGGACATAAAGTTGGTGAACTTGTTGTTCCATTGGCCAGGAATTTCCAGAATGCAAGTTTGGATCTTGAAACTGGAAACAATATTATG CTCCCTGAAACAAAACCGTCGACAAGACTAAGAGAAGAAGATAATGTTAGCCATTCAAAACCTCTAAAAGGAGAGGCACAACATGAGAGCAGCAAAGAAGAGATCAATGGAAAGTACAAGGCAAAAAGATCAAGATCGATGAAGAGAGAAAATAGCATGAGTTCAAATGGAAGGAACAGGGAGAGCCCTTTGTCACGGGATGAGAACTCCATGATGGATTTGCAAATTCAACCTTCTAGAGACTTATCCTCGACATGGAGATCAATGCAAACAGGTTTCCGCAACTTCAAGTCTAATATGGAATCGAAGGGATTCATCCCCTTACATCAAGTTCAAGATGCAGGACACAGTCGTGCTTCCTCAACTGAATCCCTGGatgaaatatttgataaaataaaaagaccaGCTTCAGAGTCCACAAACTATGACAGTGATGATGATGTGTATGAAGGCTTGAAAAGACCAAGGCCAGGCAGataa
- the LOC107013981 gene encoding LMBR1 domain-containing protein 2 homolog A-like isoform X2: MWVFYLISLPFTIGMVGVTFWYFAGPDVPRYVRYTVGYTWFCSLSIIILVPADIWTTLSNHDKGQISFFWSWSYWSTFLLTWVVVPILQGYEDAGDFTMTERLKTSAHANLVFYLCVGAIGLVGLVLLIVVQEYRIGNIPGFAMACSNTFGLVTGAFLLGFGLSEIPKGIWRSADWTTHQKILSHKVAKMAVKLDDAHQDFSNAIVVAQATSKQMSKRDPLRPYMNVIDKMLSQMLSEDPSFKPQGGNLGENDMDYDTDAKTMAALRRQLEIAREKYYRYKSEYMNFVTQALELEDTIKNFEHCNGTGWKYISSFRPERSGRLGSMLDTTELIWRCVLAKQLQKVLAILLGCMSASILLAEATILPNGVDLSLFSILINAMKKHEMPVQVAAFIPLMYMCMCTYYSLFKIGMLTFYSLTPRQTSSVSLLMICSMVARYAPPISYNFLNLIHLENGPKTIFEKRMGNIDDAVPFFGRSFNKIYPLIMVIYTLLIASNFFDRVLSYFGNWKIFKFLSEEADDLDGFDPSGLIILQKGEAQNDFDFTSQNVLGLNKDIKLVNLLFHWPGISRMQVWILKLETILCSLKQNRRQD, from the exons ATGTGGGTGTTTTACCTCATATCGTTACCCTTCACCATCGGAATGGTGGGTGTAACGTTTTGGTACTTCGCCGGACCAGACGTACCTCGTTATGTTCGTTACACCGTCGGTTACACCTGGTTCTGCTCTCTCTCTATCATCATCCTTGTTCCCGCCGATATCTGGACT ACACTATCCAATCATGACAAGGGACAAATATCTTTCTTTTGGAGCTGGTCTTATTGGAGTACATTTTTACTCACTTG GGTTGTGGTGCCTATACTTCAGGGTTATGAAGATGCAGGGGACTTCACTATGACTGAAAGACTGAAGACTAGTGCACATGCAAACTTAGTTTTCTACTTATGCGTTGGTGCTATCGGGCTTGTTGGACTTGTCTTGCTCATTGTTGTTCAAGAATACCG GATAGGAAACATTCCTGGTTTTGCCATGGCTTGCTCCAATACATTTGGTCTAGTCACTGGTGCATTTCTTCTTGGCTTTGGTCTAAGTGAAATTCCAAAAGGCATCTGGAGATCTGCAGATTGGACAACTCACCAAAAGATTCTTTCACACAAGGTGGCCAAAATGGCCGTCAAACTTGATGATGCTCATCAGGATTTTTCAAATGCAATAGTA GTTGCCCAAGCCACGTCAAAACAGATGTCAAAGCGTGATCCTTTGAGACCTTACATGAATGTCATAGACAAGATGCTGAGTCAGATG CTTAGCGAAGACCCCTCTTTTAAACCACAAGGGGGAAATTTAGGAGAAAATGATATGGATTATGACACTGATGCAAAAACAATGGCTGCACTTAGACGTCAGCTCGAGATAGCTCGAGAGAAATACTACCGATACAAAAG CGAGTATATGAATTTTGTAACTCAAGCACTTGAGCTGGAAGATACCATAAAGAACTTTGAGCATTGTAATGGCACTGGATG GAAATATATATCAAGCTTCCGGCCTGAAAGAAGTGGAAGATTAGGGTCTATGCTGGATACGACAG AGTTGATTTGGCGTTGTGTATTGGCAAAGCAACTTCAGAAAGTTTTGGCAATCCTCTTAGGCTGTATGTCCGCTTCTATACTTCTTGCCGAGGCAACAATTCTACCAAATGGAGTTGATTTATCGCTCTTTTCTATTCTGATTAATGCCATGAAAAAGCACGAAATGCCTGTACAG GTTGCTGCCTTTATTCCTTTAATGTATATGTGTATGTGCACATACTATTCCTTGTTCAAAATAGGAATGTTGACATTTTATTCATTGACTCCAAGACAAACAAGTTCAGTCAGTTTGCTTATGATATGCTC GATGGTCGCACGCTATGCCCCTCCTATTTCATACAACTTTCTCAACCTTATCCATCTTGAAAACGGCCCAAAGACTATCTTTGAAAAG AGAATGGGGAATATTGATGATGCAGTCCCATTCTTTGGAAGAAGtttcaataaaatatatccACTTATTATGGTCATCTACACCTTATTGATTGCGAGCAACTTTTTTGATCGAGTCCTTAGCTATTTTGGGAActggaaaattttcaaattcctGAGTGAAGAGGCTGATGATTTGGATGGATTTGATCCCTCAGGACTCATTATTCTGCAAAAAG GTGAAGCACAAAATGACTTTGATTTCACTTCTCAGAACGTTCTTGGCTTGAACAAGGACATAAAGTTGGTGAACTTGTTGTTCCATTGGCCAGGAATTTCCAGAATGCAAGTTTGGATCTTGAAACTGGAAACAATATTATG CTCCCTGAAACAAAACCGTCGACAAGACTAA
- the LOC107031069 gene encoding uncharacterized protein LOC107031069, with translation MQRHPRRGVESLQWPYPDLHCHRTEWTALDAYKDKKTGELLGPQHSFNVEFAQDNMQQISDSLDCGLFVIVYAEFLSDKINMSCNSFESSYLRKRYAILLLKYGLDKMNAGYVSNSGDPSRIKNVLNPSSEDEIVNVG, from the exons ATGCAAAGACACCCAAGAAGAGGGGTAGAAAGCTTGCAATGGCCATATCCAGACCTCCACTGCCATCG AACAGAATGGACAGCACTGGATGCATATAAAGACAAGAAAACTGGAGAACTTTTGGGTCCACAACATTCGTTTAATGTGGAGTTTGCTCAAGACAACATGCAACAAATAAGTGATAGCCT TGATTGCGGACTGTTCGTAATTGTATATGCAGAATTTCTGAGTGACAAAATCAACATGTCATGTAATAGTTTTGAGAGTAGCTATCTTCGCAAAAGATATGCGATACTTTTATTGAAGTATGGTCTCGACAAGATGAATGCTGGATATGTTAGCAACAGTGGTGACCCTTCAAGAATAAAGAATGTATTAAACCCATCAtctgaagatgaaattgttaatgTAGGCTAG